The following proteins come from a genomic window of Citrobacter europaeus:
- a CDS encoding helix-turn-helix domain-containing protein, protein MLELSMSLPIKVQNGGLFISRGVGSHPARRLQSWEIIFVEKGTLTIREGQTVFGVNAGESLLLWPQRSHIGVGQFPADLKFYWLHFEVMAESDASITEPLLAIPQHTRVSEPQYIISLFRQFLREQENIHRSIALELILLLILQQISAAASEQPPDSPGNALAWKAQQIIHTQFHLPISASTLAKELHCNADYLGRVFRSAFRLTLTEALHRQRVRAAEKLLISDSLSLTEVAMKCGFNEVGYFRKIFRKHTSLTPAAWKRRYCKEHINSA, encoded by the coding sequence ATGCTCGAATTATCCATGTCTCTTCCGATTAAAGTACAAAATGGCGGATTATTTATTTCTCGGGGCGTGGGCAGTCATCCTGCGCGACGATTGCAATCCTGGGAAATTATCTTTGTCGAAAAAGGGACATTAACGATTCGCGAAGGCCAGACCGTTTTTGGCGTGAATGCCGGAGAAAGTTTGCTGCTGTGGCCGCAGCGCTCGCATATTGGCGTTGGGCAATTTCCGGCTGATTTGAAATTTTACTGGCTGCATTTTGAGGTGATGGCAGAAAGCGACGCATCAATAACTGAACCGTTACTTGCTATCCCTCAACATACCCGGGTGAGCGAGCCACAATATATTATCTCGTTGTTTCGTCAGTTCTTACGCGAGCAGGAAAATATTCATCGCAGCATAGCGCTGGAACTGATCCTGCTGCTGATTTTGCAGCAAATATCCGCGGCTGCCAGCGAGCAACCACCAGACAGTCCGGGTAATGCGCTGGCGTGGAAAGCGCAGCAGATAATTCACACTCAGTTCCACCTGCCGATTAGTGCCTCAACGCTGGCGAAAGAGCTGCATTGCAATGCGGACTATCTGGGGCGTGTATTCCGTAGCGCGTTCCGGCTGACACTCACCGAAGCGTTGCATCGCCAGCGGGTAAGGGCGGCAGAAAAACTGTTGATCAGTGATTCGCTATCGCTTACCGAAGTGGCGATGAAATGTGGATTTAATGAGGTGGGTTATTTTCGCAAAATCTTTCGCAAGCATACCAGCCTGACGCCCGCGGCGTGGAAACGGCGCTATTGCAAAGAGCATATTAATAGCGCCTGA
- a CDS encoding MFS transporter encodes MTSAPITTSDLAQRAQDDKLSLREKIGYGLGDAGGTVITCLIMNFLTFFYTDVFGLTPALVGTLFIALRVFDAISDPIMGVLADRTQSRWGRFRPWQLWVAVPIGIIGVLTFTVPDASMSVKIAWAFGTYLLLSVGYTAINVPYCALINTMTTRHNEVIACQSWRFVLCGVAGFLVSVGLPWMVDVLGQGNAAQGYQFGVGILCAIAVVMFLCCFFWVRERVPLAMMGKFTLREHIGGLRKNDQLLLMLVMSFLLINVFNIRGGGYMYFITYVLEGSTAYTSLFFTMVTFASIIGSVIVSPLTRRMDTVKLYYYTNLVLTALAVLMWFLPTGPAYQTLWLAVILGNGIILGFTLPLHFSLMAFADDYGEWKTGVRSSGMNFAFNLFFIKLAWASSAGIISLLFIFVAYQPGAGNQTASSLQGITAMETLLPALFHLLLALSIRLCKLNNPMMSRIATDLRQRHVQP; translated from the coding sequence ATGACTTCGGCTCCGATTACGACATCCGATTTGGCACAGCGTGCCCAGGACGACAAACTCTCTCTGCGTGAAAAAATAGGCTATGGGTTAGGCGATGCGGGCGGGACGGTCATTACCTGTCTGATCATGAACTTCCTGACATTTTTCTACACCGATGTCTTCGGGTTAACGCCCGCACTGGTTGGTACATTGTTTATTGCCCTGCGCGTATTTGACGCCATTTCCGACCCGATAATGGGCGTGCTGGCCGACCGTACCCAAAGTCGCTGGGGGCGCTTTCGCCCCTGGCAGCTGTGGGTTGCGGTTCCCATTGGCATTATTGGCGTACTCACGTTTACCGTCCCTGACGCCAGCATGAGCGTAAAAATTGCCTGGGCGTTCGGCACCTATCTGCTGCTCTCCGTCGGCTATACCGCCATCAACGTGCCGTACTGTGCGCTGATCAACACCATGACCACCCGCCACAATGAGGTGATCGCCTGCCAGTCCTGGCGCTTTGTGTTGTGCGGCGTGGCGGGATTCCTTGTCTCCGTCGGCCTGCCGTGGATGGTGGATGTTCTGGGTCAGGGCAACGCTGCGCAGGGTTATCAGTTCGGCGTGGGTATCCTGTGCGCCATCGCGGTAGTGATGTTCCTGTGCTGCTTCTTCTGGGTGCGCGAGCGCGTGCCGCTGGCGATGATGGGGAAATTTACCCTGCGCGAACACATTGGCGGGCTGCGCAAAAATGATCAGCTATTACTGATGCTGGTAATGTCTTTCCTGCTGATTAACGTCTTTAATATTCGCGGCGGCGGGTACATGTACTTCATTACCTATGTGCTGGAGGGCAGCACCGCTTACACGTCGCTGTTTTTCACCATGGTCACCTTCGCGTCCATCATCGGTTCGGTGATCGTCAGCCCGCTGACCCGCCGCATGGATACCGTCAAACTCTATTACTACACCAACCTGGTGCTGACGGCGCTGGCGGTGCTGATGTGGTTCCTGCCAACCGGTCCGGCTTATCAGACGCTGTGGCTGGCGGTGATCCTCGGCAACGGCATTATTCTGGGCTTTACGCTGCCGCTGCATTTCTCGCTGATGGCCTTTGCCGACGACTACGGCGAGTGGAAAACCGGCGTACGTTCTTCCGGCATGAATTTCGCCTTCAACCTGTTTTTCATCAAGCTGGCCTGGGCCTCAAGCGCGGGGATCATCAGCCTGTTGTTTATTTTTGTCGCCTATCAGCCAGGCGCTGGCAACCAAACCGCCAGTTCGCTGCAAGGGATTACCGCGATGGAAACGCTGCTGCCCGCGCTGTTCCACCTGCTGCTGGCGCTGTCTATCCGCCTTTGCAAACTCAATAACCCGATGATGTCGCGCATTGCCACCGATTTGCGTCAGCGTCATGTACAGCCTTAA
- the araD gene encoding L-ribulose-5-phosphate 4-epimerase — protein MLKQLKAEVLAANLALPAHGLVTFTWGNVSAVDETRTLMVIKPSGVEYDVMTADDMVVVDIASGDVVEGSKKPSSDTPTHLALYRRYPEIGGIVHTHSRHATIWSQAGLDLPAWGTTHADYFYGSIPCTRLMTVEEINGEYEYQTGEVIIKTFEQRDLNPMQVPAVLVHSHGPFAWGKDAADAVHNAVVLEECAYMGLFSRQLAPQLPDMQPELLDKHYLRKHGVNAYYGQ, from the coding sequence ATGTTAAAACAACTGAAGGCCGAGGTGCTGGCGGCCAATCTGGCGCTTCCGGCTCATGGTTTAGTCACCTTTACCTGGGGTAACGTCAGCGCAGTAGATGAAACGCGGACACTGATGGTGATTAAGCCATCCGGCGTAGAATATGACGTGATGACCGCCGACGATATGGTGGTGGTGGATATCGCCAGCGGCGACGTGGTTGAAGGGAGTAAAAAACCCTCATCTGACACGCCAACCCATCTGGCGCTATACCGCCGCTACCCTGAGATCGGTGGGATCGTCCATACCCACTCACGCCACGCGACGATCTGGTCGCAGGCGGGTCTTGATCTCCCGGCATGGGGCACCACGCATGCCGATTATTTCTATGGTTCTATTCCATGTACCCGTCTGATGACCGTTGAGGAGATCAACGGTGAATATGAATACCAGACCGGCGAAGTCATCATTAAAACTTTTGAGCAACGGGACCTGAACCCGATGCAGGTTCCGGCGGTGTTAGTGCATTCACACGGTCCGTTTGCCTGGGGTAAAGACGCCGCAGACGCCGTACATAACGCCGTGGTGCTCGAAGAGTGCGCCTACATGGGACTGTTCTCGCGCCAGTTAGCTCCGCAGTTGCCGGATATGCAGCCTGAGTTGCTGGATAAACATTATCTGCGCAAACATGGCGTGAATGCGTATTACGGGCAGTAA